Genomic segment of Candidatus Schekmanbacteria bacterium:
GGGAAACTATCAACCAAGCCCTTTGACGAAGAGGAAATAGAAGAAATTGAAGAAGATGATGAAGATGAAGCCCCCTTTTAAAAAACTGCCTTCATTCATTTACACTCCCAAATGCATATCCTTCAAAAGAGTCAAATTTTGTTGTACGATATATATACAATGGAAATTGAAAAATACATAAAAGCACGAAAGAAACTCATCAACGAAGAGTTGGACAGACTTCTTCCCAATCCGACTACTTATCCGCAGTCTATCAAAAAGTCTATGAGATACAGCACATTTGCCGGGGGAAAAAGATTAAGGCCTATTCTCTGTCTTGCAACCTGTGAATCGTTAGGAGGAAGTTTTAGAAAAGCTCTTCCCTTTGCCTGTGCAATAGAAATGATTCATACATACTCTCTAATCCACGATGACCTGCCGGCATTAGACAATGATGATTTTCGCAGAGGTATGCCTACAAATCACAAAAAATTTGGTGAATCAACAGCGATTCTGACAGGAGATGCCCTCTTGACATATGCATTTCAAATAATGACAGCGCCTGAAACAATAAAGAGAGTAGGTGCTGAAAAGGCAGTAAAAATTTCAAAGGATATAGCAGATAAAGCTGGAATATTCGGTATGATTGGAGGACAGGTTGCAGATATTGAATCTGAAAAGAAGAATATCAGCAAACAAAGGCTTCGATTCATTCACCTCAACAAGACAGCAGCTCTTATTACCGCATCAATAAGGACAGGGGCAATCGTTGCCGATTGTTCAAAAAAAGAGCTTGAAAAATTGACAAATTTCGGCGAAAAGATAGGTTTAGCCTTTCAAATTAAAGATGACATTCTTAATGTGGAAGGTTCAAAGGATTTGACGGGCAAAAGCGTTGGAAGCGATGCAGAAAAAGGGAAAGCAACATATCCTGCTTTGTATGGCCTTGAAAAATCAAAAAAGATTGCAAAAAAGTTAATCGAGGAATCTGATTCTATTATTGAATCTATGAATTTGAAATTCTCATATTTAAAAGATATTGCGCAAATGGTTCTATCGCGCAACAATTAGAGTTTAGAATAGCAAGGTTTTAAAATTAATGGCTAATATTTTAGACAAAATAAACACGCCTGCAGATATAAGAAAACTATCTGCCAAAGAGCTTAATCAGCTTGCTGATGAAATAAGAGAATTTATTATAGATGTAATTTCTCAGCGGGGAGGACATCTTGCGTCAAGTCTTGGGGCAGTTGAATTGACGATAGCGCTTCACACGGTTTTCAATACACCTTCGGATAAAATCATATGGGATGTTGGACATCAAACTTATCCTCACAAGATTTTAACAGGAAGAAAGGAAAAATTTAAAACCATCAGAACCTATGGGGGATTAAGCGGCTTTCCCCATCCCGAAGAAAGCGAATACGACCCATATATTGCAGGCCATGCAAGCACAGCTATTTCCATCGCTTTGGGCATCCATCAGGCAATAGAAAAAAAAGGCACAGGACAAAAGGTAGTGGCAGTCGTAGGCGATGGTTCACTAACCGGAGGCCTTTCATTTGAAGCCCTTAATCATGCTGGGCAACTGAAAAAGAATTTCACTGTCATACTGAATGACAACAAAATGTCTATTTCGCCTAATGTTGGTGCTCTGTCAGCTTATCTTTCAAAAATAACGACTGGCACAAAATATATGAAATTTAGAAAAGAGGTAGAGCTCTTCTTGAAAGCCATTCCTCGAATCGGTTCACAGGTTGCAAAAAAAGTTAAACAGATCGAGGAAGCCCTGAAAAGTCTTATTGTGCCGGGAATTCTTTTTGAAGAATTAGGTTTCAAATATGTAGGACCAATCGACGGCCATAACATACAACACCTCATAGAGACCCTCAAAAATGTCAAAGATATTCCAGCGCCGGTGTTGGTTCATGTAATTACCCAAAAAGGCAAAGGTTATCCTCATGCGGAAGACGATCCTTCCACTTTTCATGGCGCATCTCCCTTTGACATTGAAAGCGGTATATTCAACGGGAAAAAACCGAGAAAATCCTACACTCAGATATTCGCTGACACACTTCTCAAAATAGCAGAAAAGGATAAAAAAGTTGTTGCCATAACAGCGGCTATGGCAGAAGGGACAGGGCTTTGCCGTTTCAGGGAAAAGTTTCCAGACCGATTCTACGATGTTGGAATTGCTGAACAGCATGCAGTAACATTCGCTGCAGGTTTGGCTTCACAGGGAATGAAACCTGTTGTTGCCATCTATTCAACCTTTCTACAGCGTGCCTATGACCAAATAATTCATGATGTATGCATACTAAAAATGCCTGTCATCTTCGCTATCGACAGAGCAGGAATCGTTGGTGCTGACGGAGCGACTCATCAGGGCAGTTTTGACCTCTCATATCTCAGGATAATTCCTAATATGACGATTATGGCGCCAAAAGATGAAAACGAATTACAGCATATGCTATATAGTGCCTTTACAATAAACGGTCCAGTTGCCATTAGATATCCGAGAGGGATGTGTGAAGGGGTCGAAATGGATGAAGAATTCAAACACATTCCTTACGGAAAAGCAGAAATTCTTACACAGGGAAGAAATGCACTGATAATCGCTTGCGGCAATATGGTGCATAGAGCTCTTTGTGCAAGTGAAGCCTTGAAAAAAGAAGGGATAAAAACAACTGTCCTCAATGCGCGCTTTGTAAAACCCATTGATAAAGATACTATTCTGTCTCTTGCAGAAAAAATGCACAACATCGTGATTGTTGAGGAAAATGTCAAATCAGCAGGGCTTGGAAGCGCTGTTGAAGAGTTGTTGTTTGAAGCAGGAATCGAAAAAGTAAATCTTAAATTGATTGGCATCGAAGATGAATTCGTCGAACATGGCAGCCAAAAAGAGCTTCGAGAAAGATATGGCCTAACAGAAGAAGGAATAAGAAAAGCTGTAAAAGAATTGCTCAGTCATAACACTTTCTATCATAAATTTGTAAAGAGAAAAAAAGCTTAAGGGAGGATTAGATGGCTAAATCCAAAGTCGCTGTTTTAAAGACAACACCTGAAAGAGTAATCGAAGATTATGGCAAACTTCTTGAAATGGCAGATTTCGAAAACTTCCTCGACAAAGATAAGCCTGTAATCTTGAAAGAAAACATATCATGGCATTTTCTTTTTCCTGGCGCAAATACAACGCCTTGGCAGCTCGAAGGGTCAATAAAAAAATTAAAGGAGAAGGGCTATAATGATTTAATAGCTGTCTCTAATGAAACAGTGGTAACCAACGCCTTCAAAGGTGAAAAACTTAATAAATTTACACCTGTATTTGAAAAATACAATATTCCTGTTAAGTACAACTTTCTCCCGCAGGATATGAAATGGATAAGATACGAACCTAAATCAAAAATGCATGTTCTTCATAAAATTTATCCTAAAGGAATTTACCTTCCTGATTTTTTCTTCGATAAAAATATTCTCCACCTTCCAACAGTAAAAACACATATCTATACAACAACAACAGGTTCAATGAAGAATGCTTTCGGTGGATTATTAAATACACGCAGGCATTACACTCATAGTGAAATCCACAAGACTCTTGTTGATTTATTGAAAATTCAGAAGGAAATCCACTCAGGAATCTTTGCGGTAATGGATGGGACAACCTGTGGCAATGGTCCCGGCCCTCGTACAATGTATCCTGTTGAAAAGGATTTGATTCTTGCAAGCGGAGACTGTGTGGCAATCGATGCTGTTGCAAGCAAAATGATGGGATTTGATCCAATGAGTCTCGAATATATCAGAGTCGCTCATGAAGAGGGCTTGGGAACCGGAAGAATCGAAGAAATTGAAATTGTGGGAGAAGATATTTCAGGGCTCAACTTTGGTTTCTTCGTAGGCGACAATATGGCAAGCCGAGTAGGAGATGCGCTTTGGTTCAGCCCGCTGAAAGTATTTCAAAAGCTCTTTTTTCATACTCCTCTCGTATATCTCTTCGTATTTGGTTCATTCTTTTACCATGATTATCTTTGGTATCCAACCTTTGGAAAAAGTAGAGTCAATAAATGGCTCAATGAATCAAAGTGGGGCAAACTTTTTCAGCAGTATTAGTCAATCGCGCGGTATATCAATCATTCTTTTAAGGGCAATAAAGGCTTTTTTTCTTATCTCTTCCTCAACTTTTACAACAGGCGTCAAGGTTTCAAGAGAATTTAAAATATCAAGAAGGCGTGTCAGCTTCATATTGGGACAAATCATCAAATTATCAGCAGGAAGATAGAACCTTTTATCAGGATTTTCTTTTTTCATACGGAAGAGAATTCCCTGCTCTGTTCCTATTATAAATTCCTTTGAAGGATTTTCCTTGACAAATTTATACATTCCTGAGGTACTGCATATATGGTCTGCATGCCTGACAACCTCTGGTGGACATTCAGGATGGACCACTAAAAGTGCATTGGGATGTTCCTTTTTTGCCTTTATGACATCTTCCTCTTTCAGTAGGTGATGGGTAGGGCAAAATCCTTCCCAGGGAATAATTTTCTTTGAAGTATGTTTTGCAGTATTCATTGCAAGATTCTTATCAGGCACCATCAATACAACATCTTCCTTCACAGAATTGACCACATTCACAGCGTTTGCAGATGTACAGCAAATATCACTGACGGCTTTTACATCTGCCGAAGAATTTACATAGCAAACTGTAACCGCCTCTGGATATTTCGACTGCATCTTCTGCAATTCTTCTGCCGTAACCATATCTGCCATTGGACAGCCTGCTTCATAGCGCGGGAGAATGACTGTTTTTTGAGGAGAAAGGATACTGGCGCTTTCAGCCATAAAATGGACTCCGCAAAAGATGATAACATCAGCGTCACTCTTTGATGCTTCAATACT
This window contains:
- the nadA gene encoding quinolinate synthase NadA gives rise to the protein MDNVFSDEELKERILKLKKERNAIILAHNYQRDEVQEIADICGDSLGLSIEASKSDADVIIFCGVHFMAESASILSPQKTVILPRYEAGCPMADMVTAEELQKMQSKYPEAVTVCYVNSSADVKAVSDICCTSANAVNVVNSVKEDVVLMVPDKNLAMNTAKHTSKKIIPWEGFCPTHHLLKEEDVIKAKKEHPNALLVVHPECPPEVVRHADHICSTSGMYKFVKENPSKEFIIGTEQGILFRMKKENPDKRFYLPADNLMICPNMKLTRLLDILNSLETLTPVVKVEEEIRKKAFIALKRMIDIPRD
- a CDS encoding polyprenyl synthetase family protein, which produces MEIEKYIKARKKLINEELDRLLPNPTTYPQSIKKSMRYSTFAGGKRLRPILCLATCESLGGSFRKALPFACAIEMIHTYSLIHDDLPALDNDDFRRGMPTNHKKFGESTAILTGDALLTYAFQIMTAPETIKRVGAEKAVKISKDIADKAGIFGMIGGQVADIESEKKNISKQRLRFIHLNKTAALITASIRTGAIVADCSKKELEKLTNFGEKIGLAFQIKDDILNVEGSKDLTGKSVGSDAEKGKATYPALYGLEKSKKIAKKLIEESDSIIESMNLKFSYLKDIAQMVLSRNN
- the dxs gene encoding 1-deoxy-D-xylulose-5-phosphate synthase, with amino-acid sequence MANILDKINTPADIRKLSAKELNQLADEIREFIIDVISQRGGHLASSLGAVELTIALHTVFNTPSDKIIWDVGHQTYPHKILTGRKEKFKTIRTYGGLSGFPHPEESEYDPYIAGHASTAISIALGIHQAIEKKGTGQKVVAVVGDGSLTGGLSFEALNHAGQLKKNFTVILNDNKMSISPNVGALSAYLSKITTGTKYMKFRKEVELFLKAIPRIGSQVAKKVKQIEEALKSLIVPGILFEELGFKYVGPIDGHNIQHLIETLKNVKDIPAPVLVHVITQKGKGYPHAEDDPSTFHGASPFDIESGIFNGKKPRKSYTQIFADTLLKIAEKDKKVVAITAAMAEGTGLCRFREKFPDRFYDVGIAEQHAVTFAAGLASQGMKPVVAIYSTFLQRAYDQIIHDVCILKMPVIFAIDRAGIVGADGATHQGSFDLSYLRIIPNMTIMAPKDENELQHMLYSAFTINGPVAIRYPRGMCEGVEMDEEFKHIPYGKAEILTQGRNALIIACGNMVHRALCASEALKKEGIKTTVLNARFVKPIDKDTILSLAEKMHNIVIVEENVKSAGLGSAVEELLFEAGIEKVNLKLIGIEDEFVEHGSQKELRERYGLTEEGIRKAVKELLSHNTFYHKFVKRKKA
- a CDS encoding DUF362 domain-containing protein, which encodes MAKSKVAVLKTTPERVIEDYGKLLEMADFENFLDKDKPVILKENISWHFLFPGANTTPWQLEGSIKKLKEKGYNDLIAVSNETVVTNAFKGEKLNKFTPVFEKYNIPVKYNFLPQDMKWIRYEPKSKMHVLHKIYPKGIYLPDFFFDKNILHLPTVKTHIYTTTTGSMKNAFGGLLNTRRHYTHSEIHKTLVDLLKIQKEIHSGIFAVMDGTTCGNGPGPRTMYPVEKDLILASGDCVAIDAVASKMMGFDPMSLEYIRVAHEEGLGTGRIEEIEIVGEDISGLNFGFFVGDNMASRVGDALWFSPLKVFQKLFFHTPLVYLFVFGSFFYHDYLWYPTFGKSRVNKWLNESKWGKLFQQY